In Nocardia sp. NBC_01327, the genomic stretch CACGCGCGTGGCTGTATGTGTGTGAAGGCTGTGGTGACGTCGACTTCAGCCGACGCGGCCGGTACTGCGGCCGCTGCGGCTGGTGTTTCCACTGCGCCAACATCTTTCCCCACTGCGATTGCGACCACCGCTCGAGCACGCCCGCTGTTGCGCCGCACCGCAACACCATCCGCTGATCCGCAGTCTTCAAGTTCTGCGGGGCGAGCACTTTATCCGCCCGGTCGCAGGTCCGTCCCGGTCCGGTCATATCCGCCTGATCGGCAGGCGTCGATTCACCCCTTCCTGCGTGCACGACGCGTGACGTGTTCGCGAGATTCGCACACCCCGAGTGCCATGCACGCCGAGCACTCGCCTCCCCTTGCCATCGATTCCGGCTGCCCTTCTTCATCGCCCAGGAAGGCCTCTCTATGCCCACTACGCTGACAGCACACACCCCCTGCGCCCGTTGCGCCGCAACGCTTCCCGACGATCCCCCTGGCCACGAGCGCGGTTCGCTGTGCGCGGCCTGCGAGAGTCTTCCGTTCTGCGACGATTGCGGTGACCGGGTCACTCAGATTCACACCACCGTCGATGACGGGACGTTGTGCACGGACTGTGCTGCGCGATGGCGCGAATGCGAATGCTGCGAGCTGTACACCGCTTCCGAGGACCGCACCGTCACCGACGGCGTCGTCTGCGACGGGTGCCGCGACTACCACTACTGGTGGTGCTCGGAATGCCGCTTGTACGCCCGTTCCGTACGGCTGCTCGACAACGATGAAAACGTCTGCCGAGACTGCGCAGACCGATACCGCGAATGCTTCGACTGCGATCGCCTCACCAGTAGCACCTACTGCGCCTATTGCGATGCCAACCAGCGCGATGACCGGATCTACGACTACACCTACAAACCCGACCCCGTCTTCCACGGCGAAGGCCCGGTCTACCTCGGGCTGGAACTGGAAGTCAAGACACCGAGCCGTGCCCTCGAGGACTGCGTCGATATCGCCACCAACCAGCTCGGGCGGATCGGCTATCTCAAAGAGGACGGATCCATTGGCTACGGCAACGGATTCGAACTGGTCACCCACCCGATGAGCTACACCTGGGCCATCGAAGAGTTCCCCTGGAAGGTGTTGCGGGAGCTACGCGTTCGTGGCGCCTACATCGACAACGAAGTCGGGATCCACGTCCACGTCTCCCGTGACGGGTTCGACTCTCCGGCGCACGTGTACAGGTGGATGAAATTCTTTTATCGCAACGAATCCCATGCCGTGCGGCTGGCTCGCCGTCGCAGCGACGACTGGGCCAGCTTCACTCCCGAGACCCGCGCCGGCATCGCCAAATTCGCCAAGGGCGAACGCTTCGGCTACGGCCGCTACCAGGCCATCAACGTCTATCCGCAAGAGACCTTCGAAGTGCGGATCTTCGCCAGTTCCCTACACCGCCAACAGGTCCAAGCCGCCCTGGCCTTCGTCGCCGCTTCGGTGGAATACACCCGCACTCTCACCTCCGGCGATGTCGCCCGCCGCCGCGGTTGGGAATGGACCGCGTTCGTCACCTGGGTGCGAGCGCACCCGATCTACCTGCCCTTGCTGGCGGAAATGGAGGCCCTGCAATGTGCATCCTGAGCTTCTACAAACCCGGCATCGCCCCCGATCTGGAAACGCTGCGCGACGGGGCCGCCGCAAACCCGCACGGACACGGCTACGCCATCGTGGCCGACGACCGTATCCTCGTCGGCCGCGGACTCAACGCCGACGCCGTAATCAACGAGTTCGCTTCCGTGCGAGCACTGTTCCCCGACACTCCGGCGTTATTTCATTCCCGCTTCGCCACTCACGGATATGTCAGCGAGCAGAACTGCCATCCGTTCGCGTTCGGCGGGGATGAGCGAACGGTGCTGGCGCACAACGGGGTTCTGCCCGAGATCGTGCACCCCGCATTCGATGATCCGCGCTCGGATACTCGGGTGGCGGCCGAGGATTTCCTTCCCCGTGAGCCGTTCGGGCCGATCGATTCCTGGACCGGCCGCACCGGGCTCGAGGACTGGTTGAACGGCGACAAGATGATCATCCTGACCGTCGACCCACGCTACAAGCACACCGCGTACCTGCTCAACGAACACCACGGGCACTGGAGCGCCGACGGGATCTGGTACTCCAACCACTCCTATCGGTGGCGTGCACCCGGCACCACGGCCAAACCCGGTAGCTATCTCTACGACTACTGCGACTACTGCGGCCAGTACGACATCGAACGCGCCGGCCCGCACTGCGCCGCGTGCGGGTTCTGTGAGGAGTGCTGGCGGGAGTTCCCGCACTGCGACTGCGAATTCCTCGCCGGCACCGATCGCTACGCCGACCTCAAATACTTCGACGCCGCCTGACCGTGCCAGTCCGGAACGCTCCCTCACCGACCACACCGTCCGAGAGTCGCGGCCACGCATCGACAGAACGGAGTTCCCCGCGTGATTGTCTCGTCCATTCCATCGAACTCGAACCGGCGCAGCGTTTCTCAGCTGCCCGACCATACTGGCGGTGATATCGGTGGTCACTGACCTGCACAGCCATACCGCTCGGCTGCGCATCATGCCCGGCTGCGAGGATGCGCTCCCCGAGGCGCCCTCGGGCGGGGTGCTCGTCGTCGGCTATCGCGCCAGCTTCGCGACCGCACCCGAGGGCGGAACACCGGTAGCGGCCTTCGCCGCGATCAGCCCAGCCGCGACCGCCACCTCGACCGCACCACGCATGGCGTTGATCTCGGTCGAACGCGCCACCCGAATCCTCGGCAGCAGAACTGACGGCAGCAGCGAAATCCGCTGGGAAGAGAACTATTTCGCAGGCTTCGGTGACTCCGGGATTCAGTGGCACCTGCTGCCCGTCGATGCCTGCCCCGAACGGGGTTTCGTCATCGCGTCCGGGGCATGGAGTGCCAGCGGCTACCAGGCGGTGCTGACACGGTCGGTGAGCGCCGAGGTCCCCTTCGCACCGACCGTGGTCGCGGTGCACAACGCCAACCCGCACACCGGGCACACACGGTGGTGATCCCCGACGCCAAGGCTCTGCTGGCGTGGATCGAGGCGTCCCTGCCCGAGGTCGCCCCTGCGGCGTTCGGCCCCTGGCTCGCTGAACCGGCGGGTCCGGGCGCCGTCTCGGCGGTGGTGCACATCCGAGTCGAGTCCGCGGGCCGGCCGGCGCGCTCGATCGTCGTGGTCTTGTCCGCGCACCCGATCACTGACACCGGCTCCGCGTCCTGATCCCGTTGCTTCCGTGAGCAATCACCCTGTTCCGAGGAGAGAGCTGTGAATTCCGATGCGTCGTCGGGGAATTCGTCCCGACCCCCTGTCCTGGCTGACCTGCACAACGCGCCGACCGCGCAAGGTTTGACTGTCCCGTATCTGACGTTGTGTCACCGTGGACGGCGCTCACCGGTCTGGGGCGCGATCGACCCCGAACGCTACGCAGTAGTGCTCGGACTGCGGTTGTGCCAGGTCTGCGGAGAAGCGCTCGGGAAGGGCGAAGGGCCCGGCAACCGGGTCGTGGTCTTCCTCCGGCCGCAGGACTGGCTCCGTGGCATCGGCCCAGAACCCGGGCTACACCTCTCGTGCGCCGCCTACTCGACACGCGGATGCCCGATGCTGGGCGGGCGCATGCCGACCTACCGATCCAATGCCGTGGCCGCGCGCATCACAGCGTGCGATGACCCCGGCTGCGAGTGCCATCAATGGACCATGCCCGATCCCGAGTCCGCAGAAGCCCAACGTGCGGGCAAACCCGCCGACCCGTGGTATTCGGCGTTGATCGATGCATCCGACTACGAGATCATCCATTTCGACGGCGACCCGTCCAGCCCCTCCGGGTACGGTGTCCGCCTGCGCGAGGTGCCGATTCTGCGACTACGGAAAGTACGCGGCACTCCCGACAACGAGCCGACGGTGCTCGACATGGTGGCAGCGGCGCTGGATCTCCACCGGCTCGCCGACGGTCTATGACTCGGGCACGATCGGCGGACGCCCGCAGTGGGCACCGGGCTTCCCAACAACCCGCGGCAATGCTGTCCGCTGCCTTGGCCAACGCCGAACGCGGCTTCCACATATTTCCTCTGCACACCTACTCCAAGGTCCCCGCGATCACCGACTGGGAGAACCGGGCATCGCGGGACCCCGACCGGATTCGTGCGTGGTGGACTCGCGGCCCGGCCCTGAATGTCGCGGTCGCCTGCGGTCCGAGCCGGTTGCTCGTGCTCGACCTGGATGCTGCGTCCCGGCATGCGGAGACAGAGCTGCGCACCGCTCGGGAGGGGCGAGACTCGCTCGCAGCGTTGGCAGTTCGACACAGGCAGTCAATACCGGTGCCGACTTTTTGTGTGGCGACGCCCTCGGGCGGCTACCACCTGTATTACCGAGCCGATCGATTTCCTCAGTTACGCAACACGATCGGTCTTCTCGGACCGCGGCTCGATACCCGGGCAAGCGGTGGCTACGTTGTCGCAGTCGGCTCGCGGCTGCAGCACGGTCACTACCAGGTGCTCGATCCACGAGAGCCCATCGGCTTGCCCGGATGGCTCGCAGCGCTGATGACACTGTCACCGCCGACCGAGCCGATTCGCGGCGAGAACCGGCCACACCATCGCGATGCCTATGTACGGGCCGCGTTGGCCAATCAAGCCGCCCGGGTGCGCGCAGCCTCGCCGGGGACACGGCATCGGACGCTGCTGCTGGCGGCCAACAGCCTGGGAAGGCTTGTCGGACAGGGCATCCTCGCCCGGCACGACGCCCAGGCGGCCCTCTACGACGCGGCCGCCACTCACATCGGCATCGAACGGTTCACCCACGCCGAGGCCGAGCGCACCATCACTGACGGCTTGGACTACGCCGCGCAGCGAATCGCCTTCCTTGCCTGAAGCACCGCGCGGCCAGTTTCGGGCTCCGCGATGACACGCACGATCACGGAGCCTCGGAAGGCTTTTCGGCTTTCCGGCGCTGCTCCCGGGTGTCGGTGTGAGCGATCCGCGGCGAGGTCACACCCGCAGAGTTCGTTGCTGCACTGGAATCAAGGCCGCGGGTGGGGGCTGGGTTCGCGTTGGCGGGCAGGGCTACGGCGCCCCGGGGCCCGCTGGGGGTTTCCTCTCTGTCTGGGGCCGGGTCGGAGGCATTGCCGACCAGGGCGTTGTTCGTGGACGGGTGTCGAGCTGGTGGGACCGTCGTGGCGGCCAGCGGATCCGCAGTGTTCACGTTTGTGGATGGTGTCCTGCGTCTGGACTGGCGTGAGGTGCTCGCGCGGGCACCGCCGAGAAGTTGGCGAGCGCGTTTGACTGTGATTTCGAGCAGGTCGGCGACTTCCTCGTCGGTGGGCACTTGCGCGCGCACCACCGCTGCGGCTGCGGCTTGTTCGTGTTCGTGGGTCGCGATCTCGGCCGCCGCATCAGCGATCACAGCGGCGATCTGCGTTTGCAACCGCTCGACTTCACTATCGCGGCGCTGCTGTGCGTGGGTGATCGCGTTCCAGGCCGCGAGGTACTCACCCACTGCGCGGGTGATGGTCTTCTCCCGCTCGGTGGCCGCAGCGCGGCGTTGCAGGCTGCGCTGACGTGAGCGTTGCAGGCGTGCAACAAGTTCCGGTGACTCCGGGACACGAGAGCGAGCCCGACGCGGGCGAGGGTCTTCGGTCATGACTGACAACTCCTGACGGGTACACGACAACCCAGCCAGTCCCTCGCGCACCCCACGCTACCAACCACCAGCCACACGCGGCGAGACCTTCGCCAATTCGTTGCACACGCCTGCACAACCGACCGCGCGCCCAAGAGCACTACGGCGGCGGGCTCCCTCACACACCTGGGCCAGATGCGCATCGCCGACCGATGCCACGTCGTCCGAATCCCGTCGCTGCCACACGATTAGGAGTTCCCTGCATGCATTCGCCGCCGCCTATCGCCGATCCAGCCGACCTGATCGTTTCTGTCCCCGCCATGCTCGGCTTCACCCCGAACCGGTCACTGGTCCTGGTCTTCGTGAAACGTGAAACCGGTTGTGATCGAGTGCTGTCGGTACCGCTCGCAGTGCGCACGGCGTCTCCGCTGGAGCAGGAACGACTCTCCGACACCGAGATCGCGGACCTCGCGGCACGGATGTGTCGCCAGTCGGATGCGTCCGCCGTGCTGGCGGTCCTGGTCGATGACCGCCAGTCGCGACCTGCCGTACCGGTCACCACCGATGACCGGTACGGCTCTGTTCTCGAGGCTCTGGATACGCATCTCGATTCGGTGGGCCTGAAATTCGGCGGGGCCTGGAGTGTGCGTGTCATCGCTACGGACGCCGCATGGTGGAACCCCTTCGACCCCCGACAGCACGGGCATCTTCCGGACCCTGCCAGGTCACCGATCGCGGTAGGACACAAGGCTATTGGTCGGCCTATCTACCGCACGCGCGACGAACTCGCCGCTTTCGTGGATATCGATCTGGCACTGCGTGATCAAGTGGCCGCACTGCTACCGAACGCCGCCGCGGACGCGCAACAGCGGCTGGCACGCACGGTGCGCATCGGCGACCCGGACGCCTACACCCGCCAAGCGGTGTGGCAGGTGATGCAGACCATCAAAGCCTTCTCAGCCAACTCCGTCCCCGCACCGCAGACATTGGCGAACATGGCTGTCGCCCTGCGTGATACGGACGTACGCGACGTCATGTTCGGCGTCGCCGCCGGTGTCCACGCCGACCGCGCCGAACAACTCTGGACGATTCTCACACGCGCGCTGCCGGACCCGGACCGCGCCGAAGCGGCCACCCTGCTGGCCTTCCACGCGCTGCTGCGCGGTGAGGGGGTGCGCGCAGACATCGCGGTGGACGCCGCGCTGGCCGCGGACCCCGAGCACCGCATGGCATACCTGCTGGGCGTCGCAGTCGCGACCGCTATACCGCCGCAGCGGATGCGCCGATTGTGCCGTGCCGGGATCGAGGCCGCTGCCGCGCTGCGCATCGATATCGGTGCCGCAGAATCTGATTCACACACCAAGGAGAACCTCGATGACCCCAATCGATGAGCGTCTGCTGGCGTGGGCGCTGCTCTCGCGCGCAGCGTTGGCTTCCCCGGACACGGTGCGCGCTCTGCTCGCGGCGCACGGTCCGGTCGATGCGGCCGAACGCATCGCTGCCGAGGGGGTGCGTTCACGATTCGGCCCGCAGACCCACGTCACGGCAGAGCTCGACCTCGAACGGGCTCAGCGCGTCGGCGGTCGGCTGCTCACCCGGGACGACCCGGGCTGGCCGGTCGCGCTCAGTGATCTCGACACCGTCGAGGCCCACACTCCGATCGCGCTGTGGACCCGCGGGCCCGGGCAGCTGAACCTGCTCACCGACCGCTCCATCGCCATCGTCGGCGCACGCGCCTGCACCACGTACGGCGAGAAGGTCGCCCGATATGTCGGCATGGACCTCGCCGCGCAGGGGTGGACCATCCTCAGTGGTGGCGCGTTCGGTATCGATGCGACTGCTCATGCGGCAGCTCTGAGGCCGGGCAGCCCACCGTGGCGGTTCTGCCGTGCGGGCTGCACCGGCTCTTCCCGCAGGGCAACGCCGGGTTGCTCGCCGAGGTCGAGAAGACCGGGCTGCTGGTGAGTGAATACCCTCCAGGTGTCGAGCCCAACCGCAACCTCTTCCTCGGGCGCAACCGCATAGTGGCCGCCCTGGCGGCGGGAATTGTGGTGTGCGAGTCCGGAATCCGCAGTGGCACCGCTAACACCGTGCGCTGGGGCAACAAACTCAGGCGCCCCGTCATGGCCGTACCCGGGCCGGTCGACTCCGCCGCTTCCCGCGGCTGCCACGAGTTCATCCGCACCGGTCACGCGCGGCTGGTCACCAACGCCCACGACGTCCTGGACCTACTCAAGCACTGATCCCGATATCTCGCGTCGGTGCTGCGACTCGTTCGCAGCCACCGCAGTCCTGCGTCACCACACATCTTTCCCCCGCTACCGATTGTCAACATCCTCGGAGGTCATGTATGTCCGTCAAGTCCTTTGCTGTCAAAAGCATTTCGCGTGGTGAGTACGAGCAGATGGTGCATCGTGGCCATGCCGGAGCCGTGCCGGTGATCGAGTCCGCCCCGGTACTGGATCGGTGGCGCGCCGAGCATCCTGACTGGCGTGGCCGGCACTGGACATTCATCGCCGACGACCGCGACGTGCTGCGGCTGCGCCCGCTGAATGTCACCCGCGCCGAGCGCCGCCCGATCGCTGCCTGACACACACCACCCATCCGCCATCTCTGCCTGTGGGGCCCGATACGCCGCGACATATCGGGCCCCACTCCTATGCCTGGAGGTCTGTCCCGTGGAATCTGATTCCGCCCCCACTGCCGCAGCGGTTCTCGACGCCGAGGTCGTCGAGCCTGCCGAAATCGTTGCCTCTCCCACGGCCTTCGAAATCGGGCCGGACTCCGCCGCGGAGCCACTGCCGAATGTCGAGGCGCTCTGGCGCAGCCCGACCGAGTTGGTGATCGCAGAGAACGTCCGTAAAACCTTCGATCTCGACGCCCATCCCGACGTGCGGGATTCCATCAAGGAGTTCGGCGTCAGCATTCCGATCCTCGCTGAGCGTCAGCCCGACGGCAGTCTGCATGTCACCGAAGGCCAACTGCGCGCACTCATCGCCGCCGACGTCGGCACCACGAAGGTTCCGGTGTGGGTGACCGACGCCGACCCGAGTATTCCGGAGAACGAGCGCCGCATCTCCAGGACGTTGATGCAGATGAATGTCAACGACCGGCGCGTGCCCATGGTCGAGGCCGACCGCGCCGACGGGATCGCTTTGATGCTGGACCTCGGTGCGTCGGTGACCCGGGTCGCGAAGGGCCTGCAGCGCAAGCGCTCCGAGGTCAAGCACAATGCCGCGATCGCCGCGTCGCCCACCGCGCGCGGGCTCGTCGATTCCAGTTCCTACAGTCTCGATCAGCTCGCGGTCATCGCCGAATACGAAACTCTCGGCGACACCGACGCGGTCGAGTATCTGGTGCAGGTGCCGCGGTCGAGCTTCAGTTACCGGGCCAAGCAGATCGCCGCCGACCGCCGCGAAACCCGCGCCCGCCTCGAGGCATCCATGTTGTACGCGGCCCTGGGATTCGGGGTCCTCACCGCTGAACCCGACACCAGCTCGACCGAGTCGCAGATTCTTCCGGCCGAGCTGCTCGAGACCGTCGATTCCAGGCCGGTCACCGAAGTTCTGATCGCCGCGCATGCGCACCGCTGGCTGGTGTATGTCGACGTGCAGGAGAACGGGCAACTCCTCGACACCCTCACCGGTGAACTCGTCGACCCCGATCACGTCGACTGGGGCACCCAGGGCAACAACGAATCCCAGCCCGCCGAGGGGCTGCGTCACGCCGATTCGGTCGAATACCGCGATCGCTGGATTCCTCTGTACTTCCTTGCTGCCGAGCAGCTGTCCGAGTCAGGGTTGCGCATGCGCACCTCCGCCCAGAGCGAGGGGGCGACGGGCAGCGGGCGCGACGAGGCCGAACAGGCCGCGACGCAACGGGACGAGGCGCGCCGGGAGCGGCGGCGGGTACGGGAGTTGAACAAGCGTGGTCTCGCCGCGAAGGAGCGGCGCGTGGAATTCCTGGGCCGGTTGCTGTCGCGGCGTACCCCGCCGCCGCAGGCCGGTCAGTTCGTCGCCGAGTCCCTGGCCTGGGAGTCGGACCTGCTGGGGTCCTTCCACGCGCCCCGGACCGCGCTGAACCTGCTCGGGGTGTCCGGATTCACCACCGAGTTGGTCGCCTCGATCCAATCCGCGACAGCGAGCCGGTCGTGGGTGATCGTGCTCGGCATGGTGCTCGGCGCGTTCGAATCGCGCGCCGGGAAGGACTCCTGGCGCTACAACGACCGCGGCCTGCACCGGTATCTGCGATTCCTCGCCACCGTCGGCGAGCAGCTCGAGTTCGAGCTCGTGGACGTCGAGCAAGCCGCCGCCGGCCTCATCGATTTTCACGACATCGACATCGACGCCGACGTCAATCTCGACACTGCCGCCCCCGCCGCTGCCTGATCCACCGCGATGCTGCGCATCCGACCCGTTTTCGTGCGCGGTCCATCGTCGGTCGCGACCCGACAGCGGTGACGTATCAACTATTTTCGAGGAAGGGAGCCGAATTATGGCT encodes the following:
- a CDS encoding ParB/RepB/Spo0J family partition protein, coding for MESDSAPTAAAVLDAEVVEPAEIVASPTAFEIGPDSAAEPLPNVEALWRSPTELVIAENVRKTFDLDAHPDVRDSIKEFGVSIPILAERQPDGSLHVTEGQLRALIAADVGTTKVPVWVTDADPSIPENERRISRTLMQMNVNDRRVPMVEADRADGIALMLDLGASVTRVAKGLQRKRSEVKHNAAIAASPTARGLVDSSSYSLDQLAVIAEYETLGDTDAVEYLVQVPRSSFSYRAKQIAADRRETRARLEASMLYAALGFGVLTAEPDTSSTESQILPAELLETVDSRPVTEVLIAAHAHRWLVYVDVQENGQLLDTLTGELVDPDHVDWGTQGNNESQPAEGLRHADSVEYRDRWIPLYFLAAEQLSESGLRMRTSAQSEGATGSGRDEAEQAATQRDEARRERRRVRELNKRGLAAKERRVEFLGRLLSRRTPPPQAGQFVAESLAWESDLLGSFHAPRTALNLLGVSGFTTELVASIQSATASRSWVIVLGMVLGAFESRAGKDSWRYNDRGLHRYLRFLATVGEQLEFELVDVEQAAAGLIDFHDIDIDADVNLDTAAPAAA
- a CDS encoding DUF4192 domain-containing protein — protein: MHSPPPIADPADLIVSVPAMLGFTPNRSLVLVFVKRETGCDRVLSVPLAVRTASPLEQERLSDTEIADLAARMCRQSDASAVLAVLVDDRQSRPAVPVTTDDRYGSVLEALDTHLDSVGLKFGGAWSVRVIATDAAWWNPFDPRQHGHLPDPARSPIAVGHKAIGRPIYRTRDELAAFVDIDLALRDQVAALLPNAAADAQQRLARTVRIGDPDAYTRQAVWQVMQTIKAFSANSVPAPQTLANMAVALRDTDVRDVMFGVAAGVHADRAEQLWTILTRALPDPDRAEAATLLAFHALLRGEGVRADIAVDAALAADPEHRMAYLLGVAVATAIPPQRMRRLCRAGIEAAAALRIDIGAAESDSHTKENLDDPNR
- a CDS encoding bifunctional DNA primase/polymerase; this encodes MLSAALANAERGFHIFPLHTYSKVPAITDWENRASRDPDRIRAWWTRGPALNVAVACGPSRLLVLDLDAASRHAETELRTAREGRDSLAALAVRHRQSIPVPTFCVATPSGGYHLYYRADRFPQLRNTIGLLGPRLDTRASGGYVVAVGSRLQHGHYQVLDPREPIGLPGWLAALMTLSPPTEPIRGENRPHHRDAYVRAALANQAARVRAASPGTRHRTLLLAANSLGRLVGQGILARHDAQAALYDAAATHIGIERFTHAEAERTITDGLDYAAQRIAFLA